Sequence from the Marinobacter antarcticus genome:
CCTATAGCCATCCGGAACGTCCGGAGCGCCTGACAGCCATCGTCGATCGGCTGCTTCTCGAACCCGTCGACGGCGTGCGCTGGATGCTGCCGACTCCGGCCAGCGCCACCCAGCTCGAGAGGTCGCATGACGCGGCCTATGTGGCCCATATCGAATCGCTGGACGGTCAATCCGGCTGGCTGTCCAAGGACACGACCGCCGTATCTCCGGGCAGCGTGACAGCGGCCCGCCTGGCAGCCGGCTCCGGGATCAGCGCGATCGAAGTTATCGCCGCCGGTGAAGCCCGGCGCGCGTTCTGTATCGTGCGCCCGCCGGGCCACCATGCCCCGGCTGACCGTGCCCGGGGGTTTTGTCTGTATAACAATCTGGCGGTCGCCGCGGCGCATGCACGCAAAGCGCTTGGCTTCGACCGCGTCATGATATGGGACTGGGACATGCATCACGGCAACGGCACCCAGGCCATTTTCTATGACGACCCCAGCGTGCTGGTGGTCGATAGCCACTGCGCGGCACCGTTCTATCCGGGCTCCGGCCTGTTGGCTGAAACCGGATCTGGAGCGGGCATCGGTTACCATCTCAACGTGCCACTGCCCACGGGTTTTGGCAACGCCGCGCTAGTGGAAGTGTTCGAGCAGGTGGTGCGCCCGGCGGCGCGCGCATTCCAGCCCGAACTTCTGCTTATATCCACTGGCTTCGACTGTCACTACCTCGACATGGTCTGCGCTATGGACGAGACCGGCTATGCCGCCGTCACCCAGCGTATGAGCGCCCTGGCCGACGAGCTTTGTGATGGCCGCCTGGTAATGATGCTGGAAGGCGGCTACAACGCGAAGGCATTGGCCGACAGCGCCTATGCGGTGGTTGAGGCGCTCGCCGGGAAACCAGTGGGCGCGCTTAACGTCCTGGCGGAGGACCCCGGATGTGCGGCCGCGTCCGATGCTGCGGCGTTCCATGCCAAATCTATCGCCGCGATGGCCAAAACCTCTAGCTGAACAGAACCTCTAAACGTAGAAGTCCAGATCTTCCTGGGCTTTCAACAGGTCCCGCATCTTGATGGGGTCGTCACCAAAGAAGAAGATCAGGCCCCAGTGCGTTCCGAAGGCTGAGCGTTCTGGAACCGTCTCTTCTGTCGGCGGGACCAGTTCGTGAGACTCGAAGTAGGGGTGCTCAATCGTTTCTTTGGGCATTTCCAGCCTGCTGACCACACGACGTTTTGGGTACACACCGAAGCAACCTGCGTAGCCCTTCGCGTCGACCACCTCACGAGGGAAGAAATTATCTACCTCCTCTTTGGTGCTTTTGGGATCAAACACCAACATGGATGCCTGATAGGCGCTGAATCCGTAAGCTCTCTCAATAAGCTCGAACGCCTTGAACCCCGGCGGACGATACGCAACTTCGCCAAAGTACATTGCGCCGTCAGCAGTAACGAAGTACTCGGGATGAATAAAGCCGAACTTGATGTCGAAGGTTTTGATCAGCAGCTCGATCTGCTTGGTGATCGCGTTGCGCCAGCTCTCAAGTTCCTTGGTGGCGGGGACGAACACCGAGTAGCCCAGCGTTACGTATTCGGAGATATTAAGGAACTTGATTTTCCCGTCGTGGATCCATGCCTCGACAGCAAACTCCCAGCCATCCAGGTGACTTTCCATCAGCAGGGGGTATTCTTCCGCCGGAATGGCGTCAATGTCTTCTATCTTTCGAATCATTCGGTGGCCGAGGCAACCGGCTTTGTCGAACGCCTTGACGTGAATCGGGTCGTCCGGGTCACCATCAAGGTGGAGCAGTGTCTGGTTGACGCGCTTCATGAAGCGGACGATGTCCTCTTTCTTGTAAGCCTCCTCAAAAATCCCGACGCGAATACCGCCCAGCTGTGCACGTCGCTTCATCAGAGACTTGTCACGAAACAGAATAGACTGGCCATACATATGAGGGCTGTCGAGTAGGACGGAGTTGATCGCACCTGACCACTCGACGGTTTCCTCAAACAGCGGTAGTGCTATATCAACGCCTTCCGCCTTCAGCTTTTCTGCAATATCGTGGGACCGATCGTTCAGACGGGTAAAATCCCATGGGATGAACGGTATCTTGTTTGCAGTACAGAAATCCGCCGCCCAATTCGGAGCAACCACAATATAGCGCCGGTCAAACTTCTGCGCGGCTTTTACCGCATTTAAGCTCCATCCAAGCAAGGCGATGTAGCCTTTGTTCGGATCCTTGGGCGTTTCCGTCCCACGAACAGAGTCCAATGTTGGATCGAGCCAGCCTGATACATCTTTAGATAATTGTGTTTCTGACGTTATCGACATTTGGGGTCCTCCTTGCTGGTTAACTCAGAACTACACCCAAAATGGAGCTCACCAAGTGAGCGTAGCCTTTTGCCTCAAAGCTTGCGGTCGGGGTAGATCGCGTCTTTTTGCTCGTCCGCAAGCTTCTGGCGATAGGCCAGTGTTTCTGGTTGATTGTCCGGAAACTGCCAGCCCTGAAGGTTTTCTTCTATCAATTGTATCAGAGCATCAATATGCCCGGGTGTCGCGTTCAGCGCGGTTATGTAGCTGAACCCTTCGCCACCGGCTTCCATAAAGTACCCTCGGTTTTCTTCATCAATTTCTTCAATGGTTTCCAGGCAGTCAGACGAAAAGCCCGGGCAGAAAACATCGATAGACTTAACGTTTTGCCCTGGAAGCGCTTTAAGCGTTTCGTCAGTATAGGGCTTGAGCCATTCTTCCTTGCCAAAACGGGACTGGAAGGTGGTCATGTACTCCGCTTTTGTCAGTCCAAGCCGCTCTGCCAGAAGTCTCGATGTTTTATGGCACTCGCAGTGGTATGGGTCGCCCTTGGTCAAATATTTCAGCGGCACCCCGTGGTAGGACAGAACCAGCTTCTGGTTACGGCCGTGGTTCGACCAATGGCTCTCAATATGCCGGGCCATCGCCTCAATATAGGGTGGGTAGTCCGGGTAATGGGAGATAAAGCGCAGGTCCGGTAACCACCGGCGTACCGAGAAGTTTTTGGCTATCGCATCGAAGGTAGATGCCGATGTAGACGCGGAATACTGTGGGTAAAGCGGCAGCACCACCAGCTTTCTGACGCCCTGTTGCTGCATTTCATCAAGTACCCTCGGAATGGACGGGTTGCCGTAACGCATGGCAAAACCTACGACTATGTCGGGGCCATACTTCTTCTTCAGAACTTCCCGAATGCCCTCAGCTTGCTGTGCAGTATGGATCAGCAGTGGCGAGCCCTCAGGCTGCCACACGCTCGCATACGCCGCTGCACTGCGCTTGGGGCGGATACGGAGGATGATGCCATGCAATATCAGCCACCACAGAGGGCGCGGTAACTCAACAACCCTCGGATCGGAGAGAAACTCCGCCAGATAACGTCGTAAAGCTGAAGGGGTCGGGGCATCTGGCGTACCAAGATTGGTTACCAGCACGCCAACCCTTTCCGGTTGGTTGTGCCGGAAGTTCTCTGAACCTTTGTATTGCATGGGAAGGTGGATCCTAAGCGTTGATCGTTTGAAGCAAAGCGGCTATTTCTGGTTCTCGGACTGTTGCGCCATACGCGGAGCGAGGCCGCTCATATCGTAGCCGGCACTGCTGGCTTTGCTGAGAAGTTCCCGTGCGGGAGTGGTACGGGCAGCGTTCAGAGCCCAAAGCATAGTGCATCGGGTTCCTGTCCGGCAAAAAGCCAATACGGGCTTTTCGGAATCCCGGATCATTGCCCCAAAGCGATCAACGTCTGCGTCAGTCACATTTCCGGATTCAACGGGCATGTAAACCCATGTCATGCCGTTTTCCCGAGCGGCAGCTTCAATGTCAGCCATTGCGGGCTGACCAAACTCTTCATGATCCGGGCGGTTCGCAACCAGTGTTCTGAAGCCAAGCCTGGCGGCCTCTGCCACATCTCCGTAGGTGATCTGAGGAGAGACGGAAATTGTGTCATCAATCTTTCGGATATCCATGGGGTTATTCTCCGGATTCGGTAAAAATGCAACGCCATCATCTCATAGGCGATGGCGACTGTCAGAATGCTACACCTTCAATAAGCTCACTCTTGAGCCGTTATGCTCCAGCCGCTGCCCGAACCATCAGGTCGGGCGCCAGATCTTCGGCGCTCAATCAGTTCGAATATACCCATGCCAGCCACCATGGAAGCCACGAATACAACGGCTTTTATTTCCCCCGCTCCCAGAGCCACCAGGCCCGGCCCGGGGCAGATACCGGCAATCCCCCAACCAATGCCGAACAACAGGCCACCGATCACCAGACGCTTGTCGATATGGGAATGCCCCGGCACTTTCATGTTGAAACCAAGAAATGAAAGGGTTCTTTTACGGGCCACGGTAAATGCCAGAAGGCCGACGATAATCGCGCCTCCCATTACGAATGCGAGCGAGGGATCCCAGAGGCCGGCAATATCGAGGAACCCAAGAACTTTCTCCGGGTTTGCCATGCCGGAAACAATAAGGCCAAGGCCAAACAGCAAGCCTGCAAACAACGAGGCGATAGCAGATTTCATGGTATTACACTCCCAGCACATGTCGGATAATGAAAACAGTCACAAACCCGGCGAACATAAAGCTCAGGGTTGCTGCTAATGATCGGGGTGAAAACCGCGACAGACCACAAACGCCGTGGCCACTTGTGCAGCCGGAGCCGTAGCGAGTGCCTATCCCTACAAGAAGGCCCGCGATAATCAGCGCAGGGTATCCCGCCTCTATTTCAATGGGCGGTAGCTGCGCGACCAGCATCCAAAGAGCCGGTGCTCCGAGAAGTCCGGCCAGAAAGGCAATTCGCCAGCTTATGTCGCCGGCAGAGGGGGCGAGCAGGCCGCCCAGAATTCCGCTGATTCCGGCAATCCTTCCATTGAGCAGAAGAAAACTCGCGGCAGCGAGGCCTACCAGCACGCCGCCGGCAAGTGCTGACCAAGGAGTAAAGCTACTCCAGGCAATATCTATCATTCAGAAAATCCTCCAATACGCCGTCTCAGGTGAGGTATGCGAACTTACATTCCAATGGTACCCAAATCCCAAATCCAAAATCTTGTTTTGGAATAAGCTTATAAGTATGGGCAATAATACCAAAAAAAAGCCCGGCTGGAATGCCGGGCAGAGGCGTGCGAGTAGTATCCATGAAAGACTTCCAGACAAACCGGCGTCAGCAGAGACTCCGGTATGAATAAGTATTGACTATAATTTGAACACTTCAAGCTCAAGGCCCGTCAATTTGAAAACATTTTTTCATATGGAACCCGCTTTTATACTGCAGCCATTGGTTATGCGGCTTTCAGGCCGACTGAAATCGGCCGCGAGCTGTAATACAATAGCACTCCAAATGCAGTATCTAATCCCAGAGGTTGTTACATGTCTGATGAGAATGACAAGAAGCCCGAAGACGATCCGCAGTTGGCTGCAAAGATAAAGGGTTCGGCCCGTCAGATATGGCTTGCTGGCCTGGGAGCCTATACCAAGGCGGAGGAGGATACCGGCAAGTTTTTCGAACGCCTGGTTCAGGAAGGTGAGCAGCTTGAGAGTAGAACCCGCGGTGCGGTTGAGAAGCAGATCCGCTCAGTAGAAGGTCGCGTTGAGGGTGTTCGTGAGCGAGCAACCGGGACCTGGGACCGACTTGAGCATCTGTTTGATGAACGCGTCTCTGGAGCTTTACGCCGGCTCGGTATTCACCGCAGGGAAGACATCGAGGGGCTCGAACATAGAATAGAAGCCCTTGAAGCGGAATTGTCAGCGCTCCGAGAGCGCAGCAGTCGGGATGAAGAAGAGTAGTTACAGATAGCCCCGGCTGACCAGTTTCGCGTGCTCCTGCTCTTCCGGTGCAAAGTATGGCAGCATCAGGTGCATCATCTGGTAAACACCGCGGCCGGGATCCACAGATTCCCGGTCATCAAGGTGAGACAGGGTGTCAAAGGCGCTCCAGTAACAAGCGGTCAGGGTGAGCTGCTCACACAATGAATCCAGCTCTTCCTGCTCGATCAGCATCATATTCTGGCGTCGCAGGCTTTCGCAAATGCTCCGGAATGCCCCGGTTTTATTTTTCAGAATCCGCCTGAAGCGTACCTGCAAACGCTCGTAACGAGATAGCACGTTCACCAGATCCTGATACAAAAATCGATAACGGGCCACGCCTTCAAACAGCAGATGCAGGAAAAAGCTTTGCTGATCCAGGCTGATATCCACGTCTTCCGGAACCGCTAGCAAATCCAGCATTTCCGCTTCAAACGCTGTAAACAGCTCTTCGACGATGTCGCCCTTACTTCTGAAATGGTAATACAGGTTGCCCGGGCTGATATCCAGTTCATCCGAAATGAGAAGGGTCGTCACATTTGGCTCACCCAGTTTGTTGAACAGCGACAGGCTGGCATTGAGAATGCGGTCGCGGGTTTTTATTTTTGTCATATCGCGCCTGGTTTGCTCTCAGAGTTCAAAGTTTGCCCACACCGGGCAGTGATCGGATGGCCGCTCCATCCCGCGAAAACCCAGGGACACTCCCGCTTCGCGTGCTTTGGGTAACAGGCTGTCACTGGCCATAATCAGGTCGATGCGCAGACCACGCTTAGGGTCTTTATCAAAGCCTTTGCTGCGGTAATCAAACCAGCTGAATGTTTGTGCATCTTCCGGGTGAAGATATCGGAAAACATCAGTATAGCCCCGGCTTTTAATCTGGCTCAGCCATTCCCGCTCTTCAGGAAGGAAGGCGCACTTCCCGGTGCGCAGCCAGCGCTTGGCATTGTCTGGGCCTATTCCTACATCTTTGTCTGTGGGCGCGATGTTCATGTCGCCCATGACCAGCACGTGGCTGCCCTGTATTTTTAGCTCATCAAGGTAGCTCATCAGATTAGCGTAGAACTTCTCTTTGGCAGGGAATTTTACCGGGTGGCCCCGGCTTTCGCCTTGAGGAAAATAGCCGTTGATCACCGTAAGTTTTTGGCCGTTTACGATGAACTGCCCGGTAATCAGGCGGCGTTGTGCGTCTTCGGGATCTCCGGGGTAGCCATTAAGAACCAGTTCTGGCTCCTCTCGGGAAAGCAGCGCAACACCATAGTGGGTTTTCTGGCCGTGAAAGTGTACGTGGTAACCCAGTTCACGAATGGCCTCAACCGGAAACTCTTCGTCTCGTACTTTGGTTTCTTGGATGCCTATGACATCTGGATTGTGGCTTTCAATCAGGGCTTCAATCTGGTGCAGGCGGGTACGGATACTGTTGACGTTAAAAGATACAAACATCATGGCTGAACACTCTCCGGCGTTGGTTGCCGCAGGAGTTTAACACATTGAAACCGTTGAATTGCCTCTCCGAAGGGGACTGTTTCAGAGGGTCAGCTTACATTCCGGGTAGGTGCTTACTGTATAGCGGATGGTTGCTGTGTAGTTCTGCTCGGCATTCTCACGCACGTTGGTGAGGCCTGAATAGGCCGTGAGCGCACCTTCACTGTTGTAGCCGAGGATGATGGGATCCACGAGGAATTTCAGTAAAACGCTGTCCGGGCGGATTTGCACGACGTGATCGGCATTCACAACCTGGCTCTGTGCCGGCTCTAGAATAAAGGCGTAATCCGTTCCCCGGGTCGGCGCCAGAAACCGGAACTTTACGGATTCGCCGCTGACAACCTTGTCCCAGTTCCGTCGCACCAAATTATCAAAGCCGGCATCCACCGCCAGGTTATTGGAAATCTCTACCGTTGAACGCTTTATGTCGCCCCCGGGCTGCTTCCATGCCACTGCGACAGAGCCGGAATCCGGGTAGGTGATGTCCAGCGACTCGTCAAAATCCGGTTGCTGATAATTCACCCTCGGGCGAATAGAGGACGAGCTGTAATCGAGTTTCTTTTCGGCGAAGGCTTCTGCATTGCCTTCAGCCAATTGAACATAGGTTACCCTATGTTCAATTGGCCGGAACACGTCGTTATCACAGGAGCCCTCGATTTGGTGCCGCTCCTCATAGAGTGCTTTCCCATCGCTGCTTTCCGCAGCCCCGGTAAACTGAAATATCTCGGCAGACACAGGCGTTGCAATAGCTGCTATGGCAAACGTTGCCGACAAAAACCAGGGACGGCGATTCATTAGGTCAGCTCCGGATAAAGCGATTTACGGGCAAATAGCAGTAATGGAAACACCACCAGCCAACCAAGAGCCAGAGCTATGAGTGAGGGAACCAGTTCCGGCAGTTCAACGACACCTATTTTGCTTGCTGACCAATAGGTGAAAGGGCCGGCGATGGGGGCAAACAGAAAAGCCAGCCACACCTTGCGACTGATCCAGTTCAGAGAGTGGCTGAGGGTGGTCATGAAAATAGCCCAGATAGCGACAATCCAAGGCGGAGTAATCAGCACTGCACCGCTACCGTCGTCCAGTACGCCAAGCCGGAACCAGAGCCCGTCTAGCACAGCACCGACAACCGTTCCCAGTCCGATAAACTGAAGCTCTGTAAAACGATTCTGGCTCACAAAAACAAAATGGATGAGCAGGAATGCAAGAACCAATAGCGGGCCCAGCAGGTCGGGGTAGGCCACGCAGGCGAACCACCCGATCTGGAAAAGTATAAAATTCAGTATATTACGGGCTGTTTCTGAAGTGATCATACACTCAGTATGTTCCGCCGCTTGTTACCGGGCTTGGCGAACACCAGCTGCGATACGCCGATGGCACGTTCACTGAACCCTGCTTCGCAATAGGCAAAGTAGAAGTGCCAGAGCCTGCGAAACGCCTGATCATATCCCTTGGACTCGAGCTGTTCGCGGTTGGCCATAAAACGATCACACCAGTCGCGGAGCGTGCGGGCGTAATGAAAACCCGTGTCTTCTGAATGGGCCAGAACCAGGTTTGACTGGTTACGTACCGATTCCAGGATGGCGCCAAAGGATGGAATAAAACTTCCCGGAAAGATAAAACGCTGGATAAAGTCCACGTTTTTGAGCGCGCGCTGGTAGCGTTGTTCCGGCATGTTAATGGCCTGAACGAGGGCAAGGCCCTCAGGCTTCAGCAAGGTATTTATCTGGTTGAAGTAACTGTCCAGAAATTGAGGCCCCACGGCTTCAATCATTTCGATGGAAACCAGTTTGTCGAACTGACCAGCAAGATCCCGATAATCATCAAACAGCAGGGTAATCCTGTTCTCCAGGCCCTCACTGATAACACGGTCCTGCGCAAGCTCCAACTGCTCTTTTGAGATTGTGGTGGTGGTTACGTGGCAGCCATAGTGTTTAGCCGCGTGTATGGCAAAGCCACCCCAGCCGGTTCCGATCTCGATTACCCGGTCGCCTGGCTGCAAGTCCAGTTTCTGGCAAATGGTGTCCAGCTTGTGAACGGCGGCTTCTTCAAGCGTTGATTCCTCATTGGGATAAATGGCGGAGGAATACATCATGGTTGGATCGAGGAAGGTTTCGAACAGATCGTTGCCAAGATCATAATGGGCGCTGATATTCTTTCTCGAGCCGTCTTTGGTGTTTCGGTTAAGCCAGTGCAACCCTTTCAAAGCGGGCTTGGTTACCCAGCTGAACCGATCCTCGAACTCGTTCATCCGGTCGATATTGCGGGTAAAGAACCGGAGCAGGGCAACCAGATCGGGTGACGACCAGTCACCGGCAACGTAGGCTTCGGCCGCGCCTACGCTACCTCCAGTTAGCAAGTCCCGCCATGTACTCTGATCATGAATAATCAGCTCCGCAGGCTGATGATCGGTGTTGCCATCACCAAACACCAGATCGTCCATGCCGGGTTCCCGGATGGTGAGAGCACCTTCGCCCAGCTGTCGGAGCTGCTGGATGACCAGGTTTCTGGCAACCCGGCTAACCAGGGACGCGCGTTCCTGCGAGTTGGCAATACGATCGGCCGATGTGTTCATGTTCTCCATGAGCTTACCTTTCCTCGAGTCTTGTTTGAATCGTCAACGCTGGTTACATCCAAGCCCTGGTCGCTGCTTCCCAGCCGGTGAGCCGGATCACTTTCAGCCAGCTTGTCCGGGTGTGTGTAGAATGGGGCGCCCTTGAGTTTCAGCTTGATGGCATGCCAGTAGATACCGGCAGCAACCTTGAGCGCTTCCACGGGGAACTGGCGCAAACTTCTATGGAGTGTTTTACGTGTGAGCGGTGTTCTCTGGACTACAAGAGTGGCATCAAAATGTTTTTTGCCTTCCTCCAGCACGTTCATGTGAATTCTCAGCTCCGGTCCGCGGAAACTGAATGTCCACTCGTAGTGCTGCGCCATGGCGTTGAACGGCGAAACATGAAAGCGTTTGGTGAACCCGAACTGTTCGGTGCGCCAGCCAGCAGAGTTGGCCTTGCTGCCTGTGGTTTCCAGGCAGTAGACATGGCGTTCATGCCAGGGCGTGTTGGTAATCTGCGCTACTATCACGGCCGGTACGTAACCACTGGAGCCACTTTCACCGTTGCGGTAACAGAAGTAAAAGCTGACCGGATTGAACACGTAGCCGGCATAACGGGGGTGGGTGATCAGTTCTACTGGTCCGTCAGGGCGCCAGCCAGTTGCTGCTTCGACCTGTTCGCGCACCGCTTCTGACAGATCACCGGCTTCGGGCCGGAAATAGTCTTTACGCTTGAGGGACATCCAGTTGAAGCGTTCCAGGGAAAAGAACGGGCTTACGTTGGCGACCTGGTGCCACTCGTCCGTATCCAGCGCCAGCATGCCCGTGTGGTATTCAAACTCATGCCGAACGGGATACAGGCGCCGGTGCCGGATTGAGCCTTGGAGCCATTGGCTGCTCATTATCAGAGCTCCACGCCAAAATCACTGGCTACCCGCAGCGCACTGCGCACGCCATCTTCATGGAAGCCATTGAACCAGTAGGCGCCGCAATAGTGCGTACGGTTATTGTTACCGATTTCCTCGTAACGCTCCTGAGCCTCGACCGCATCGAGCGTGAACACCGGGTGAGCGTAGCTGAAACGCTTGATCACCTTGCCTGGGGCAATGTCATGACTGCGGTTCAGGGTGACGCAGAAAGTCTCCGGTGCATTGTGGAAATTCTGCAGAGTGTTCATGTTGTAGGTAACAGAAACCGGCTCGGTGCTGTGCTTCGGGATGAAGTAGTTCCACGCAGCCCAGGCTCTCCGGTTTTCTGGCAGCACACTGCTGTCTGTGTGCAGTATTACATCGTTTTTCTGATAGGGGATGGCACCCAGGATTTCACGTTCCCGGTCGCTGGGGTCGGCGAGCATGGCCAGTGCCTGGTCGCTGTGGCAGCCAAATATGACCTGATCGAACTCGTGGGTCTGACCCTCAGCGGTTACTGTAACGCCATTCTCACTTCGGCTCACGGCTTGCACTGGCGTGTTCAGATGGGTGCAATCCCCGAGTCGTTCCATCATGGCCGTGACGTACTGTGCAGAACCACCGGAAATCACACGCCAGGTCGGGCGATCGTCTACCGACAGCATGCCGTGATTATTGAAGAACTGCAGGAAAAAACGTATCGGAAACTGCTCAAGCACAATTTCCGGCGCCGACCATATTGCTGCCCCCATGGGTACAATATAGTGGTTTCTGAAGTATCGGGAATAGCGGTTGCGGTTCAGGTACTCACCCAGCGTTTCCGTGCTCCGGATTTTGCCGTCCGCCATATCCGCGCGGGTTTCTTTGTTGAACCTCAGGATCTCCCGCACCATGTTCAGGAAAGGCAGATTCAGCAGGTTTTTACGCTGAGCGAAAAGGGTGTTCAGGTTGGTTCCGTTGTATTGCAGGCCGGTTGTGCCGGAATCCACACTGAAGCTCATGTCACTGACTTCTGAAGGCACGCCGAGGCGCTCCATCAGGCGCATGAAGTTTGGGTATGTCCAGTCATTGAATACGATAAAACCGGTGTTAACCGGCCAGGTACGCCCACCTGCCTCCACATACTCGGTGTTGGTATGGCCACCGGCGTAATCGCCGGCTTCAAAGACTTCGACATCGTGCTTTTCAGCGAGAAGCCATGCTGCCGTGAGGCCGGAGACACCGGCGCCGATAACAGCAATACGCTGACGTTCGTTGCTCATTCCTTTGTTTCCTGTTCGCTGGAGCTTTTGCGGGCCATGGAGGCGGCCATACGGTCAATCAGAGACTGGGGTAGGGCACCCAGACATTTCAGAATCCATGTAAAACGTTTCGGGAAGGCGATTTCGTTATGGCCCTTGGCAAGGCCGCTGACAATACGCTCGGCGGCATCCTCAGCAGTTACCAGAAACGGCATAGGGAAATCGTTGCGCTCGGTCAGTGGCGTCTTCACAAAGCCAGGAGAGACCAGAACCACGTCAATACCTTCGACAGCAAGATCTGCGCGCAAGCTCTGTGCAAAGTAGGCCAGTGCAGCTTTTGAAGCGCCGTAGCCTTCCGCACGGGCGAAGGGGAACCACCAGGCAGACGAGCCTACGATAACCAGAGTGGCGGGTAACCCCTTCGCACGGGTGCGGCGCAATGCGGGCAGGGCGATCTCAACACAGCGGGCGGTTCCGATTACATTGGTCTCTATGTTCTTGGCGATCACATCACTGCTGTAATCCGTGATATCGAGATACTCGCAAGTACCAGCGTTGAGAATGGCTATGTTCAGATCACCCTGGGATTCGAGTAATGGCGCAATCGATTGCAGATCGTCCTTGCTGGTTGTATCTGCCACGGCCAGTGTGATGCGTTCCGGTGCGAGGGACGTTATTTGCTCCAAGGGTTCGGTACGACGCCCGGTAATAACGAGTCGGTGCCCGCCCCGAATCAGAGCACGGGTTACGGATTCACCAATGCCGGAACTGGCGCCGGTGATCCAGATATTGGATATGGTATTCATGCGCTCGCTCATCCTGCGTAGCCCTTCACCCAGCGGATAACGCTACCGACCACCGGCAGGTTTTCATACAATAGCTGGCCGGCATCAAAATAATCACGGTGGTAACAGATTTTTCCGTCTTTGACCTTGAGGTGGCTGATGCCGGCTACCTGTATCTCACGCCCACCGAGAATCCGCTTGTGCCGCAAATGCATCACCCAGGGAATGCTGGCAAAACTGTCCTGAACCACAGCATCTTCAAAAGCGAAGTGACAGGAAATGACGTTGGCGTAAGCCCCTGCAAAGTAATGGGTTAATGCATCGAGACCTACCACAGCGCCAAGCGGATCCTGAAACCGGATGTCCTCACTATAAACTGCGGGTAGCTTTTTAAGATTGCCTTTATCCAGCTCGTTAAACAAAACTTTGAATTGTGCCAGCGTGGCAGGAACGGCCGAATTCGGGTGGCCCACTTCAATAGTCGCGGCAGCTTTCATTTCTGCGCCCTTCTCATTTGGTCAAGTTGGCGGGTTTCTTCCTGAATATTCTTAGGTATCGGGTTTAGCTCCCAGATTATGCCCAATTTCGACAGTACCCAGAGTCCGTACCAGGTCATATCGATCTCGTACCAGCGAAATCCCTGTCGGACAGATTGGGGCCAGCGGTGATGATTGTTGTGCCAGCCTTCACCGAGGGTCAGAATCGCCAGCCAGAAGTTGTTGCGACTGTTGTCTGAGGTTTCAAAACGACGCTTGCCCCAAACATGGGAGAGCGAGTTAATGGAAACCGTGGCGTGGAACAGCGCGACAGTGGAGATGAAAAAGCCCCATGTCAGCATCTGTAAACCATTGGTG
This genomic interval carries:
- the xthA gene encoding exodeoxyribonuclease III, with the translated sequence MMFVSFNVNSIRTRLHQIEALIESHNPDVIGIQETKVRDEEFPVEAIRELGYHVHFHGQKTHYGVALLSREEPELVLNGYPGDPEDAQRRLITGQFIVNGQKLTVINGYFPQGESRGHPVKFPAKEKFYANLMSYLDELKIQGSHVLVMGDMNIAPTDKDVGIGPDNAKRWLRTGKCAFLPEEREWLSQIKSRGYTDVFRYLHPEDAQTFSWFDYRSKGFDKDPKRGLRIDLIMASDSLLPKAREAGVSLGFRGMERPSDHCPVWANFEL
- a CDS encoding DUF2878 domain-containing protein, giving the protein MITSETARNILNFILFQIGWFACVAYPDLLGPLLVLAFLLIHFVFVSQNRFTELQFIGLGTVVGAVLDGLWFRLGVLDDGSGAVLITPPWIVAIWAIFMTTLSHSLNWISRKVWLAFLFAPIAGPFTYWSASKIGVVELPELVPSLIALALGWLVVFPLLLFARKSLYPELT
- a CDS encoding class I SAM-dependent methyltransferase, with the protein product MNTSADRIANSQERASLVSRVARNLVIQQLRQLGEGALTIREPGMDDLVFGDGNTDHQPAELIIHDQSTWRDLLTGGSVGAAEAYVAGDWSSPDLVALLRFFTRNIDRMNEFEDRFSWVTKPALKGLHWLNRNTKDGSRKNISAHYDLGNDLFETFLDPTMMYSSAIYPNEESTLEEAAVHKLDTICQKLDLQPGDRVIEIGTGWGGFAIHAAKHYGCHVTTTTISKEQLELAQDRVISEGLENRITLLFDDYRDLAGQFDKLVSIEMIEAVGPQFLDSYFNQINTLLKPEGLALVQAINMPEQRYQRALKNVDFIQRFIFPGSFIPSFGAILESVRNQSNLVLAHSEDTGFHYARTLRDWCDRFMANREQLESKGYDQAFRRLWHFYFAYCEAGFSERAIGVSQLVFAKPGNKRRNILSV
- a CDS encoding DUF1365 domain-containing protein translates to MSSQWLQGSIRHRRLYPVRHEFEYHTGMLALDTDEWHQVANVSPFFSLERFNWMSLKRKDYFRPEAGDLSEAVREQVEAATGWRPDGPVELITHPRYAGYVFNPVSFYFCYRNGESGSSGYVPAVIVAQITNTPWHERHVYCLETTGSKANSAGWRTEQFGFTKRFHVSPFNAMAQHYEWTFSFRGPELRIHMNVLEEGKKHFDATLVVQRTPLTRKTLHRSLRQFPVEALKVAAGIYWHAIKLKLKGAPFYTHPDKLAESDPAHRLGSSDQGLDVTSVDDSNKTRGKVSSWRT
- a CDS encoding NAD(P)/FAD-dependent oxidoreductase, which translates into the protein MSNERQRIAVIGAGVSGLTAAWLLAEKHDVEVFEAGDYAGGHTNTEYVEAGGRTWPVNTGFIVFNDWTYPNFMRLMERLGVPSEVSDMSFSVDSGTTGLQYNGTNLNTLFAQRKNLLNLPFLNMVREILRFNKETRADMADGKIRSTETLGEYLNRNRYSRYFRNHYIVPMGAAIWSAPEIVLEQFPIRFFLQFFNNHGMLSVDDRPTWRVISGGSAQYVTAMMERLGDCTHLNTPVQAVSRSENGVTVTAEGQTHEFDQVIFGCHSDQALAMLADPSDREREILGAIPYQKNDVILHTDSSVLPENRRAWAAWNYFIPKHSTEPVSVTYNMNTLQNFHNAPETFCVTLNRSHDIAPGKVIKRFSYAHPVFTLDAVEAQERYEEIGNNNRTHYCGAYWFNGFHEDGVRSALRVASDFGVEL
- a CDS encoding SDR family NAD(P)-dependent oxidoreductase — translated: MSERMNTISNIWITGASSGIGESVTRALIRGGHRLVITGRRTEPLEQITSLAPERITLAVADTTSKDDLQSIAPLLESQGDLNIAILNAGTCEYLDITDYSSDVIAKNIETNVIGTARCVEIALPALRRTRAKGLPATLVIVGSSAWWFPFARAEGYGASKAALAYFAQSLRADLAVEGIDVVLVSPGFVKTPLTERNDFPMPFLVTAEDAAERIVSGLAKGHNEIAFPKRFTWILKCLGALPQSLIDRMAASMARKSSSEQETKE
- a CDS encoding nuclear transport factor 2 family protein, which produces MKAAATIEVGHPNSAVPATLAQFKVLFNELDKGNLKKLPAVYSEDIRFQDPLGAVVGLDALTHYFAGAYANVISCHFAFEDAVVQDSFASIPWVMHLRHKRILGGREIQVAGISHLKVKDGKICYHRDYFDAGQLLYENLPVVGSVIRWVKGYAG